The Taeniopygia guttata chromosome 1A, bTaeGut7.mat, whole genome shotgun sequence DNA window TTCATTAAGGAAATGTCAACTTCTTCCTACAGCCAACCAAAGAGGTCAATCCCCATCACCTACCGATTAATATTTCAAGCAGACATGACCCATGACTTTTCTGGTGCCATCCCTCAGTCTTTGGAAGACCATCCTGTAAACATCTACACTTCTAATTCATTATCCTTCTTTACAACTGTACTTGTGTAGGAATGCCACATTTTGTGGTGCTCACAGGAATGTGGTTTGCCTCCTGGTGTTCTAAAGCACTACCGCTCACGCTGAACATAATTACTTTGTAGTCTCGTTGTACTCTCTCATAAGGCTGCATTCACTGCCAATATTTAAAGTGCAGCCACATGCCAAAAGGACAGGAACATTTTTCTGATCCGTGATTTCTGATCCATGATTGAGGCTCGTAAATCTGAGGGTAGAATGCGAACTGGCATTAATAATAGTGAACGAAATCCCTATTATACTGCTCCTGAGCTGAGGTATGAGAGATTTAGCCCCTTGCCTCAGGTCATGAAGAAAGACTATGGCAGAGCTTGAACTGAATTCTGGCTTTGTAAGCCCCTGCCCTAACTGCAGTACTACCTTTCTTTCATCTATTTTGGTACTTATCTACAAAGGATTATGATTTCAGCAGGCTCAGCCGGCCagttctgaatatttatttataaatgaatTAGGCctaatgagaaagaaaatggatacatttccttttttttcattctgatttCTCTCCTGCAGGGAAAATGTGCTAGTTTatatttgtggttttgttttattttttaatggattcTATTCCAAATGATCTGTTAAGGGAAGTTGGGTTCCAGAACccacattatttatttatttattccttaaAAACTAAGAAATActatctcatttttttcttttggtccTAAAGAGGTAGATGTGTAGTTAAGAGTTCCAGCAGCAGTTTGTGCGCAATGAGCCATTAAGTAACTCACATTACAAATTGCTGTCATTATTTCTGCTAAGCCTACAAAAAATAAAGGCTTCTTATCTATAAAGGTTCTGCAATAGTTAATGAACTCATTCCCCCTACTGGCTTTGCAATAATTAATGAACTCATCCTCCTCTTGAAGCTTTTCTAAATGcacagaaatactttttcaaTGAGAAAAAGCAATATTAATATGGATATTTATTGTGAGAGATGACAAAATAGTTCAGACCATTTAATCTCTATTAAAGTAAAATTatctttctaatttttatttttacagtgaaTAGAACACAACTGCACTCATATTAAATCTTTCCTCCACAGCTTTTACACATTTTTAGCAGTAGGCAGAAAGGATAAAAATTCTGAGATTTCTCAAAAGGATTTGGATGTTCGATTAAATGAACAGGAATTAAACATGCAgtcctgcaggcagctctgcaaaTATCAGTTTCTCTTGAGTAGGGCATGATCCCATCATTTTTACTCAGGCAAAATTTCCATTTGTCTTCACTGGCAAATTTGTTTGAAAGCCAACAGCTTGATTGAAATTTGCCCTTTAAAATGTCATGATCAAAACTAGTTGCTGTTCTGTTAAATTACATATATGTTCTCAGTATTTTTAGCAGATATATATTATCAAACTAATTATCTCAGATGTGTCAGAGGAATGTGTCAGGTTCTTATTACTTGTGGCAAATAAACTTTTTAATGAATTGCTATTTAAATTTGATGCAACTAATATATTAAGTTGCTTATTCAAAATATGATGGGCCAAATCCTCTCATGCACATGAACCAGTGATTTCACCCACTGAAGGATTTTAGAAAATGCCTGAACAAGAGGATGGCTTTGCTGTATCTCAGTTGTTTGACTTCCAGTCTTACATCAACAGACTAAGAACAATTTCAACATCAAAAACTGCAAAACTGAGTACCTGGATAGCCTAAGATTCAACTCCAGTGCTGTCTATTGCCTGAATTTCAGTGGATGCCTCCAGCAGAACTCCAGCTCTGACAGGAGGGAGCATAGACCTTGCACTGGTCTTTTTACCCAGGGACAATTTTAACCTCAAAGGAAACACCTTTAGTGCAGCCTGAACTTGCTGCATCACCCTGTTCAATAAAACATTTACTATTGACTTCTCTAGGATCAGAATCAAGTCTTCAATAAAGTCCCTTTTTTAATGAGTCCATTTGAAAAACAGTTGGGATTTCAAGCACAGATTTTAAACAAAGCATTTGAGTCTTTAGTGTCTAAAGgatacatgaaaaaaatttgCTGTCTTAATTTACCTGTCAAAATCATTGCACTTTAAAAGTCAAATCTAGAGCATTGCAAGGTATTGCAagaatttttacaaaaataaatctttttgcTCTTTGCAGCTAGATATAGCTGCAAGTAGCCTCTCTCAGTAGCCTCTTTCCATTTGTGTATAAATAATCGCTAGTGATGGCTGGAGTAGGCCTATTAAGCCTTTCTTCCTCAGTTATGCCCTGCATCTGACAAACCAAACTAGAGAATGCTTTCATCCCAGAAATCTTGCATATTATTTCAGGTGAAGGTAGGCTGCACAGGAATTActtagggtttgggttttttttcagtggtgGCATGGGCTAAGTATACTtacaataaaatgttttaaaaataggatTTACTATGACATCTAAAGATCTTAGAGGAAGAAAGAAGGTGAAAGGAGGGTTGAAATAGTAAGGTCATTGTCAGTTCTGggggtttttaaataaaaattggaTTCCaatggcaggcagcagagcctcaTCCAGTCAGGTTTAACTGGCAGCCTTCCAAAGGGAAGATGAAAGGTCCTCTGAGTAGTAATTGTCTAAATGGAACAGACTCTGGTTATTGTGGAACTTCTTCATCTACTTTATTTTACCTTTATAATTAAATGAtgtaattcccttttttcctttcttgttttcctctcaACTACTGCAGGAAAGCATCTGAGCAACATTGCCATAAGATGCAGTCAGACTCTGTGgctccccatttttttcctggctcAATACAAGTTGTATACAAGGAGTTGTGAGTTGCTCATTGCCAAAGCAGGACATAAACTCCACCTTCTCCCAGACAGTCACCTGCATTCCAGCTCTCTGCTTGTTTAGTGCTGGGGTTGCTTGGCTCACTCAGAGTTGTTGTTTGTGTGAGGGATTTCTGCTTTTGTTAGAAACTCCATGGTAAACAGGCACACAGTGGATCTGATAGGACAGGGTGAGCTCTGTGTTCAAAGGGGCCTCCAGCTGCAAGCTATTTATTTTGTGGAGGAGACTGGAGAATTGGGGAATTTTCCTTCCTGAGAATTGGAAGGATTTTAGAATATTGTGCTGAACATTCCCAGAGACAGCATTTCCTGACTCTGTAAGGTTTTAGAGACCAGGAATGAAACTCTGGTCCCGAGATGCTAAAAGGCTCAACCAGATGTGAAAGCAGAAtcagaggaacagctctgtTAGCTCTTTGATTTTCACTGGTCCCTCTGTACGAGAGTGCTTTCCCTCAGTCCAAGCAGTCCGTTCCCAGAAATACAGATTATTCAGCAGAGGAAAAGTTAGCAAGACTGAGACCTCAGTTTGCATGTTCAACTCCAATAATTTCTTTACTGAttgtaatttctgttgtttctgattttatttttttttttttcatgatgacaaagagaagaaatgaaCTGCCTAATTTTGTTGCAGCTTTGGAACACTCAAGTCTTTGGTCTCATGCTATTTGCCTCTCTCTGAGTATTCTTACTTGTGACAATCTCTTTTAATTCACTGCCTATTTAtctaattttattattttgaaatatgaacATGGGTTCtatgaaaatacagaaacaaaaagtataggagaaataaaaatagggTCAACTATTTTTTATATGTATTACTGTCTATTACACCTATATATAAGAAACCTGAAGTAAAAGATGTCTAGTTTTTCTATCAAAATCCAACATAAAGGTCTTGATTTATTTCcaagaaagtaaaaattaataaatacagaATAGAATTACAGAAGTGACCCAACCTATTCAGGAGCAGAACAGGTTTTTTAAATCACTTCTATTAGAATATTGCCAAGTACCACAGTTCCTGATCCTGCCACGAGCCATTGCCTATAGCCCATATTAATTTCAGCAGAGTTCATAAGCAGAATAACTGCAGGGTATTTGAAAAGCTAGTTAAGCTCTTAATGACCATTTTTCGTTATACTTTGATAGACAAATCTCAATAGACCATTCTCAACACTGGAAGTTTTGCCTAGGGAAAAAATGTAGGATCTGTTTTAAAGTAAATGGATCACAGATCCTGTCCAGctttacaaacaaacaaacaaaaaaccaaaacacttaaaatttaCATTCAATTATATATAACATTGCACACAATATTTGGGGCTAGAACCTGCATTACTTTATCCACTCCTGGAAGAGGTGTATTACATTAAATTAACAGAGGAACAAGAGTTAAAGCTGTATGTAGCAATAACATCCACTTTTATAAGGTATTTGCCCTGTATCTCACAGAGAGTGATTTCATCTGCGCAAGGATATGTGTCCCGGTCAGGTTATTTGAACACTACACACAGAGAGCATCTGCAGCCCCTCACACCTTCACATGACATACTCTGTCCACACACCCATCCCTACAACTCCTAGCTCCCAAAAAAGTATTTGTCATGGAAGATAAAACTACTTTTAGTTTTTACTTTCATGATAGATCCTGTTGGTATGAACCTGGAATACCTGCCTTGTTTTGAACTCACAACACTTCTCAACATTGGACAGCAGTAACACTTACTTCACTTTCATCATATAAATGAAGATCAAAAAGGAAACatctacatttttatttctgagcaaATCAAACACTTCATGTTATTGAATTGCCATTATActtgctttttctgtgtttcagtcTAGAAGTGCCaaagcatatatatatatatgctataCCTCTATATCATCATGGCTGAGAGCCACAGCATAGACAGATCCTCACCCCAGAAAGGCCATCAAATGAACTAAATTAACTGCTATTTAATGTTACAAGTCTCCTTCCTTGAACACCTCTCATTCTACAATGAAGTTCATTAGAAGTGTATCAGACAACATTTAGAGCAGGCAAGGAGTGACACACCCAGACATTTGCACACAGCTCCTTTATGCGCACAAGTGGCACATCTGACCTGGGGCAGTGACTTTGCCAAGTGGCTCTCTGGCCATCTGCAGACACACCTATGCACCTGAGCCCAGGGAATCCCTGGCTACCAGCTGGGTGCTGCATGTTTTAGAGTTAGTTTACTGCCCACACTCATTGGCACATACATGAACACAAGCAGACTACAGCAAGCTCTTTCAAAGACCACATTCTCCTGCGTGTAACCACCTCATCTTGCTTTGTCACATTCTCCCTATGGTTAACACTTAGCAGAGCTGCCATTACACACAACCTTGTGCTACATAATTTCAGCTGTTTATAGCAGGAGAAATGGACATTCCTGTTCCCAGGACAAAGCAGgtggagaaagaggaaagagtcTCACTTATTTCAGGCTGAAAATCCTCTCTAATAACCGCAACTCCATTTGCAAAGGTGAGCTCTGTTGACATGTTTGCCCGCTGTCAAGGTTGAATTTGTTTATGCCCCAAGCACAGCGAGCACACGTGGCAGAGCAATCCAGCTCACCATGGCCAGCCCAGCACATACCTTCCTTGCCTAGATGGAGAAGAGGAATCACTCCCTTGGCACTGAAACCGGCAGCAGGGTGTCTGGGTGCTGACAGGCTTTCACCATGTCCACCTGCCCTTTATAAATGGGGCTGAAGATACCAATCTGTTTCCTAGGAGTTGTTAAATAGCAGCTGGATATGAAGGGTCTCTAGGAACACAGGCAAGATCCTAAGCAGTGATCCAGGTACACTCCCTGCTTGGAGTGGTTTGGTACAAGTTTCTTCCATGCTACTCACATCCAGAGCTCACTCACAAAACATATGGAACAAAACATGCTCATGGGCAAACGTGTGAGAACACCCCTCCTGAATAAATAGCTTTAAGCAATAATTCCACTTGCAATGTCTGAGGAGGGAATTAATGAAGGCTATCAAGAGAGTTTGGGATAGAGAACACTCTTGGAAGAAAAGTATTTTGGAAGATGGCACTATGTGAGAAGCAATGATTTCACTACAATGGAAATAAACCAATGGGGAATCTTCTGATGGCAACAGAAGAACCATGGGAGGGAAATGTTATTTTGTTGTACAGAGTAACCATGCTGTGGGTAGCCAAGATGCCGTCATCCTTTACTGGAACCCTCATCATCCTGCAAAAATATGCATCTTCTGTTTATGTAGGGGTTATGCATGTGGCCCCTTCCTATACTTCAGATCAAAGAAACATTTGGGGCAAAATTGACCATCACCTTGAACCACTATCCTGGGGGGAAAATTAAGACAAAGGATGAAaagactagaaaaaaaatagcacaaaaatGCTACAGGCAAACTGATGCATCTCCACCccaagagaaaaatattcctttctaATAAATTCATGTAATGTTTTGTAGATATTGAAAATATTCTAAAGTATAGCTCCGTGTAAATAGAAAGCTGGGTCTCCTCCTGCTCTTTAGCATTTCTCTTTGTTTACTCTCCATTTGAGGATAGAAAAAGCCTACAAGTGAGCACTGCAAATGGTGTATTTcaggatggatgggatattcAGAAAGACAGACACATGTAGCCTCCAATAAAATATGATGTACTTTGCCCAAGCCACCAGGGtcaaacaaactgaaaaaaaaaaaaaaaaaaaaaaaaaggaaaaatccagtGTCTGCTTTATGAGTGTCTGCTTTATGAATGCTTCTTATTTGTGTGTGGAAATAATCTGATACCATGGTGATGGGAAGACAATATCCAGATTATAGAGAGAGGTATGAAAAAGATATTCTGGAGTGTGTGTATTCTCACCCTCATTCCCTTCTTGCTGCCAAACCCCATGTCTCAGGAGCAGATATCCTGTGGGAAATTTCCCTGGCAGTGCTTCTGGAAGCAATGCCCAGCCAGGCCAGTTCATCCGTTGCAAGGAGAGGTACTTGGCTAGAgacaccagctcccatctgtGAGCTCaaaggctctgctcagcccctgctCATCTCAGAAGAGCTTGGCAAGTTCATCTGGTTAAAAAAACAACCCTTACCTTTGGCAatcagctcctccagctcctggtcAAATCCTTGTCGGTGGCATTTCCTCCAGAGCCCCATATTGGTGGAGTTGTACTGTCTGTTGCACTCATCGACTGCGCTCATAGCAAAGATCTGCCTCCTGTTTCTTGCCAAGAGGAGTTTCCCTTCCCAGCGGTCCAACCTAGACCTGCTGGCCCTGAGAGGCAGGTTGTTGTTGGAGTTATAAATGAAGCCAGGATCATTTCTCTTAGTGGTGATGCTTTTGCACCTCTCCCTGTGCTTCCTGGCATCAGTTTCATACCAATGATCAGAGCAGATTGCCACAGCCAGCATGCCAAGGGCACACAGAGCTAAAGAGAGGCCAGCATAGAGCAGTAACCTTCCAGCAGCCATGCCTCAGCTTCACAGAAACACCATGGACATCTTCACAACAGGCAAAGCCGTTGGGGGTGAGACCATGCAAAAGCCACCGGAGCAGCTGCTAGGTGTCACTTGGCACAGACTGCCTcaaacatccccagctcccatGGCTCACATCCACGCTGCAGAGGGATGCTGAGAGCACTACAAAGTTCTGCTCTGGAGGCAGTCTTGGAGTCTCATCTgcctcttcttctctgcagagGAGACCTGGTGAGGAGAAACACAGACTTTCACCAGTGACCCCCTCACCACAAGCACCCAAGTAACAGGGGCTGAAGGGATGAATCCCCCTGAAGACTGCTGATGGCTGATCAGTCCATTAATCTCTTTCAATCTGGCCCGCTCAGAAATCCAGAAGAGATGGCTATCAGATCAGCAAGCTCACTACAGCATCATCACAGGACAGAAAAGTTCAACAGCCTGACATCTCCCACTTGCAAGCAGCCAGTTGTCCCGATGTCAGGAATGGGTgacttgttttttctttgtcagTGGCTCAGCAAGAGCATCATCGTCTGGACGGTCGGTCACTTGCCTGGGTTTAAAGCGGGGTCGAAAGGGAGGGAGTGAGGTGGGGGAGCAatctgttgttgttgttgctgctgccgctgctactgctgctgctgctgtttgaaaTCGTGGTTAAAGCATCCCCTCCCCGGCTGGCTCTGGGAACGCGGGCACGCACGGGTCTCTCCCTCAGCAGATTTCGCTGACAGCCACTGGCATCTTGGCTTCGGAGACACCTCGGCTTCTCTCTGCCAGCCTTCCCTTTCACTCTCCCGCTTTTGTCGTAGGCGCTGTCATCCAGGCAGCCGAACGCCGCGCTGCCTTCTCCCCGGCGCGCCCGGGCAGCGCTCCGGCAGCCTCCGGctccgggccgggcagggcggcgGGAGCAGCCGCAGCCCGGCAGGAGCCGCTAGGCAGCGCGGGGGGCTGCCCTCGGCCCCGGCATCCTTCTtccacgcacacacacacacgctgcTGCCCCCCTTCCGCTGGCAGCTGAAAAGCTTCCTCCGTCCCCGGCGCTGGGATGTGTTGTGCACAGTTTTCCTAACACGGCGGCACGTTAGCCATCTGCAAGATGAAGGCAGGCAGGGCTACGGCTGGCGGAGAGGATGCTGAGGAacggggaggggagggaggtcGGGGGAAACCGAACCAAAACAAACCGTGGTGGAGGGGCGGAGGGGCGGAGGTGGTGGGGAGCTACACACCTTACACGGGGAGAGGAAAGCAGCCCCTAACTGTTGTCAACAGCTTTCGGGCTGCACCATTTCTCTGCCATATGGCCCGGTCTCCTGGTCGGAGCAGAGATATTTTAGCTCAGCAGCTTGGTACGAATCGTATCCCCGGCATCAGTAGTTATATattcagacattttttttttcttccttaaatttTCACTCCCCTTCTCTTTAATGGGAATAACTCACCCATCTTGTAGAGATCAAATGCAACAGAAGGCGAGCTGCAGTCCCCAAGCTTTAGAAATCTCATTTCACCGTTTTTAACCCAAATAATAGCAAATCCAATCTTCTGTACACCTGGGATTCTTTCCTCGTTCAAACACCGAGCCCTGCAGCCTTGGCCGAAGCCTACAGACCGAGCATACAGAGCGCTGAGCCAAAAGCCAGTGATGTCACCCATGCAACGTGAGACTCATTTCTTATTTCTCTATCCTCCTTAAAGATAAACTGCACCACTTCCCAGGCAGGAAATGTCGGAGCCCTCCTTTCATAAGAGGGGAAAATGTAAAACCTGGATTTAACTGGATCTTCATCATTCTTGATCAGAAGCCCTTACATTATGTCAACCAAATCCAAAACAAGTGGAGCTGTTTCTCActgcaccaaaaaaatcccagcctgCTACATAGTAGAGAGAATGAGCTTGAAAGAAATCCTGGATTCTAGATCCAGAACGCTGAGGCCTCCAGACTGTGAAATGtactgtttaaaaaagaaatacacatGGTCATTTCCCTTGCACCAAAAAGGCCTGGATGCTGGCACATCCTGACCACAGCATCCTGCAGTTGACAGAG harbors:
- the TMEM178B gene encoding transmembrane protein 178B isoform X2; protein product: MAAGRLLLYAGLSLALCALGMLAVAICSDHWYETDARKHRERCKSITTKRNDPGFIYNSNNNLPLRASRSRLDRWEGKLLLARNRRQIFAMSAVDECNRQYNSTNMGLWRKCHRQGFDQELEELIAKGAIERCSYIKYHYSSAIIPKNLTYNITKTIRQDEWHALRTFCIISLCTCVAGINFELSRYPRYLYGLPDDISHGYGWSMFCAWGGLGLTLISGFFCTLAPSVQPVPRTNCPKSRPENGTVC